From Ictidomys tridecemlineatus isolate mIctTri1 chromosome 2, mIctTri1.hap1, whole genome shotgun sequence, the proteins below share one genomic window:
- the Gpx4 gene encoding phospholipid hydroperoxide glutathione peroxidase GPX4 isoform X1, which yields MILGRLSRFSRLLKPALLCGALAAPGLAGTMCASHDDWRCCRSMHDFSAKDIDGHMVCLDKYKGFVCIVTNVATQUGKTDVNYTQLVDLHARYAECGLRILAFPCNQFGRQEPGTNEEIKEFAASYNVKFDMYSKICVNGEDAHPLWKWMKVQPKGRGMLGNAIKWNFTKFLIDKNGCVVKRYGPMEEPLVIEKDLPCYL from the exons ATGATCCTGGGCCGCCTGAGCCGCTTTAGCCGCCTGCTGAAGCCAGCGCTGCTGTGCGGTGCCCTGGCTGCTCCCGGCTTGGCCGGTACCATG TGTGCGTCCCACGATGACTGGCGCTGCTGTCGCTCCATGCATGACTTCTCAGCCAAGGATATCGACGGGCATATGGTTTGCCTGGACAAGTACAA GGGCTTTGTGTGCATCGTCACCAATGTGGCCACCCAGTGAGGCAAAACCGACGTAAACTATACTCAGCTAGTCGACCTGCACGCCCGATATGCTGAGTGCGGTTTACGGATCCTGGCTTTTCCCTGCAACCAGTTTGGGAGGCAG GAGCCAGGGACCAACGAGGAGATCAAGGAGTTTGCCGCTAGCTATAATGTCAAATTCGACATGTACAGCAAGATCTGCGTGAACGGGGAGGATGCCCACCCGCTGTGGAAGTGGATGAAAGTCCAGCCCAAGGGGAGGGGCATGCTGGGAAA CGCCATCAAGTGGAACTTCACCAAG TTCCTCATAGACAAGAACGGCTGTGTGGTGAAGCGGTATGGTCCCATGGAGGAGCCCCTG GTGATCGAGAAGGACCTGCCCTGCTATCTCTAG
- the Gpx4 gene encoding phospholipid hydroperoxide glutathione peroxidase GPX4 isoform X2: MILGRLSRFSRLLKPALLCGALAAPGLAGTMCASHDDWRCCRSMHDFSAKDIDGHMVCLDKYKGFVCIVTNVATQUGKTDVNYTQLVDLHARYAECGLRILAFPCNQFGRQEPGTNEEIKEFAASYNVKFDMYSKICVNGEDAHPLWKWMKVQPKGRGMLGNAIKWNFTKLARPCPYRHRPLLSVPHRQERLCGEAVWSHGGAPGDREGPALLSLAPQAVPLPSLCPRPQSLLPGNYDGPPANQPCWWGGPENLACTCQRKVLWLRGLSSVPHLGYLVGIKCRNPSLLYCLGVGLPQGSESCCGIWVSCSDCADPQSWAPGHRQELVLGEDS, encoded by the exons ATGATCCTGGGCCGCCTGAGCCGCTTTAGCCGCCTGCTGAAGCCAGCGCTGCTGTGCGGTGCCCTGGCTGCTCCCGGCTTGGCCGGTACCATG TGTGCGTCCCACGATGACTGGCGCTGCTGTCGCTCCATGCATGACTTCTCAGCCAAGGATATCGACGGGCATATGGTTTGCCTGGACAAGTACAA GGGCTTTGTGTGCATCGTCACCAATGTGGCCACCCAGTGAGGCAAAACCGACGTAAACTATACTCAGCTAGTCGACCTGCACGCCCGATATGCTGAGTGCGGTTTACGGATCCTGGCTTTTCCCTGCAACCAGTTTGGGAGGCAG GAGCCAGGGACCAACGAGGAGATCAAGGAGTTTGCCGCTAGCTATAATGTCAAATTCGACATGTACAGCAAGATCTGCGTGAACGGGGAGGATGCCCACCCGCTGTGGAAGTGGATGAAAGTCCAGCCCAAGGGGAGGGGCATGCTGGGAAA CGCCATCAAGTGGAACTTCACCAAG CTTGCCAGGCCCTGCCCCTACCGACACAGGCCTCTTCTCTCAGTTCCTCATAGACAAGAACGGCTGTGTGGTGAAGCGGTATGGTCCCATGGAGGAGCCCCTG GTGATCGAGAAGGACCTGCCCTGCTATCTCTAGCCCCACAAGCTGTGCCCCTGCCGAGCCTCTGCCCACGCCCCCAGAGCCTTCTACCTGGCAACTATGACGGCCCGCCTGCAAACCAGCCTTGCTGGTGGGGCGGGCCTGAGAACCTGGCGTGCACCTGCCAGAGGAAGGTCCTGTGGCTCCGTGGGCTTAGCTCCGTGCCCCACCTTGGCTACCTTGTGGGAATAAAATGTAGAAATCCATCTCTGTTGTActgcctgggggtggggctccCGCAGGGTTCAGAGAGCTGCTGTGGGATCTGGGTTAGCTGCTCGGACTGTGCTGATCCCCAAAGCTGGGCCCCAGGGCACAGGCAGGAACTGGTCTTGGGAGAGGATTCCTAG